From a region of the Constantimarinum furrinae genome:
- a CDS encoding glycosyltransferase, translating into MDDQNTYSSVGPGISIIICTYNGKTRLDKTLNHLTKQEFSCPLEIVLVDNASTDGTKEYAEKWWEQHGVASISFRTAFQPVPGKSYAQEMGYAMARYDLLLICDDDNWLIKDYVQIAYDIMMSNAKIGALGGWCEAAFENERPDWFQKYGRYFAVSKQGSRSGDITEKKGCLYGAGMVIRKKHWQELNALGFTPLLTCRKGDKLSSGGDTEYCYALRLLGYRIWYDERLKFIHFMPTGRMNLNYVSRIREAMSESNFVVSSYLDQLEHRRVTRHTFRAQFIRNMGLPFIKSIFKILFGSFEQKEAAKEYFRKLKRLAFDYDEYEANRRSISRWLPESKQNVAIK; encoded by the coding sequence ATGGATGATCAAAATACATATAGTTCGGTTGGCCCGGGTATTTCGATTATAATTTGCACCTATAACGGGAAGACGAGGCTCGATAAAACCTTAAACCACCTTACAAAGCAGGAATTTTCCTGTCCACTCGAGATCGTCTTAGTCGATAATGCATCAACAGACGGGACCAAAGAATATGCCGAAAAATGGTGGGAGCAGCACGGGGTAGCTTCTATTTCGTTTAGAACAGCTTTTCAGCCTGTACCCGGAAAGTCGTATGCTCAGGAAATGGGTTATGCCATGGCACGATATGATTTGCTACTTATTTGTGATGATGATAATTGGTTGATAAAAGACTACGTACAGATCGCTTACGATATCATGATGTCGAATGCGAAAATAGGAGCACTGGGTGGATGGTGTGAGGCTGCTTTCGAAAATGAAAGACCGGATTGGTTTCAAAAATACGGGCGCTATTTTGCAGTTTCTAAACAGGGTTCAAGAAGTGGAGATATTACTGAGAAAAAGGGCTGCCTTTATGGTGCCGGAATGGTAATAAGAAAAAAACACTGGCAAGAACTAAATGCTTTAGGCTTTACTCCATTACTCACTTGTAGAAAGGGCGATAAGTTGAGCTCAGGAGGAGATACTGAATATTGTTATGCACTAAGGCTCTTGGGATACAGGATTTGGTATGATGAACGATTAAAATTTATTCATTTTATGCCCACGGGTCGAATGAATTTAAATTATGTTAGCAGAATTCGCGAAGCCATGTCAGAATCAAACTTTGTTGTAAGCTCTTATTTGGACCAGTTAGAACACAGAAGAGTTACAAGACATACGTTTAGAGCTCAATTTATTCGAAATATGGGACTCCCCTTTATAAAAAGTATTTTTAAGATACTTTTCGGTTCATTTGAACAAAAGGAAGCAGCCAAGGAATACTTTAGAAAATTGAAACGCCTTGCCTTTGATTACGACGAATACGAAGCCAACAGAAGATCGATTAGCAGGTGGCTGCCGGAAAGTAAACAAAATGTGGCTATTAAATAA